A window of Ipomoea triloba cultivar NCNSP0323 chromosome 2, ASM357664v1 contains these coding sequences:
- the LOC116010781 gene encoding uncharacterized protein LOC116010781, translating into MVARFWSIWTARNDRAFNDIAWNIVALRELVDSHVATWQEAFASASSLGGCHLSESWSPPPIGTVKCNVDAALHHGYVSFGAVLRNHEGGFVAACNGHIACPRDPYLAESMAVKEALTWLKSCSFFNVIIEYDCLNFCTAFNSLGEDFSYVGHLIRQCRLLATEVGNVLVCHVRRSANHVAHVLARATGSSPFFSVWDFIPPDVFRI; encoded by the coding sequence ATGGTTGCTCGCTTTTGGTCGATATGGACTGCTCGCAATGATAGGGCATTCAATGACATTGCATGGAATATTGTTGCATTAAGAGAGCTGGTGGATTCGCATGTGGCTACATGGCAGGAAGCATTTGCATCAGCTTCTAGTCTGGGAGGTTGCCATCTTTCTGAATCTTGGTCACCACCTCCGATTGGAACGGTGAAGTGTAACGTAGATGCTGCTCTCCATCATGGATATGTGAGTTTTGGTGCAGTATTGAGGAATCATGAAGGTGGTTTTGTGGCAGCATGCAATGGTCATATAGCTTGTCCTAGGGATCCTTATCTTGCTGAATCAATGGCTGTCAAAGAAGCTCTTACATGGCTTAAGAGTTGTAgcttttttaatgttattattgaGTATGactgtttaaatttttgtactGCGTTTAATTCCTTGGGTGAAGACTTTTCTTATGTTGGTCATTTGATAAGGCAGTGTCGTCTGCTAGCTACTGAAGTGGGGAACGTGTTAGTTTGCCATGTTAGGAGGTCAGCGAATCACGTAGCTCATGTGCTTGCACGGGCGACGGGTTCTTCTCCTTTCTTTTCTGTGTGGGATTTTATCCCTCCGGATGTATTTCGGATTTGA
- the LOC116009761 gene encoding uncharacterized protein LOC116009761, which yields MKLLIESFICVIIFTVSLRLGPKYVIFWPINLFCINPSSTPLSHGFCKTQQTAEMLIRQRSVLARALNHRLRYFSQSAAALAVPPDSPAPEPLSLTYLDGFPRPDPKYAETIHAIPRSISGKNISAKERKAGRVPSIVFEQEDGQHGGNKRLISVQTNQIRKLVTHLGRTYFLSRLFDLELRPNFDSEEEIIEKVRVLPRQIHLHAGTDAPLNITFIRAPSSALLKVDIPVVFRGDDVSPGLKKGSYLNIIKKTVKFLCPADIIPPYIDVDLSELDVGQKIVMGDLKVHPALKLVQPKDHPVCKIMGARVSDQRKSK from the exons ATGAAACTATTGATAGAAAGCTTTATTTGTGTGATAATTTTTACTGTTTCCCTCAGACTTGGACCCAAATATGTGATATTTTGGCCCATTAATCTTTTCTGCATAAACCCTTCTTCAACCCCACTCTCTCATGGTTTCTGTAAAACACAGCAAACAGCAGAAATGCTGATCCGACAACGCTCTGTCCTGGCCCGAGCTCTAAACCACCGTCTCCGTTACTTCTCCCAGTCTGCCGCCGCGCTCGCCGTCCCGCCGGATTCCCCTGCCCCAGAGCCCCTGTCTCTGACATACCTCGACGGGTTCCCAAGACCCGACCCCAAGTACGCGGAGACTATCCACGCAATCCCGCGATCTATCTCCGGCAAGAACATCTCCGCCAAGGAGAGGAAAGCCGGCCGAGTTCCCAGCATAGTCTTCGAGCAAGAGGATGGCCAGCACGGCGGCAACAAGCGCCTCATTTCCGTGCAGACCAATCAGATCAGGAAGCTCGTTACCCATTTGGGCCGAACGTATTTTCTTTCCAGATTGTTTGATCTTGAGCTCCGACCCAATTTTGATTCTGAGGAGGAGATCATCGAGAAAGTTAGAGTCTTGCCTAGACAG ATTCATCTGCATGCAGGCACCGATGCTCCACTTAATATTACATTCATAAGAGCTCCATCAAGTGCTCTACTAAAGGTTGACATTCCAGTTGTCTTCAGAGGTGATGATGTCTCCCCCGGGTTGAAAAAAG GCTCTTATCTGAATATTATCAAGAAAACAGTCAAGTTCCTCTGCCCAGCAGATATTATTCCTCCTTACATTGATGTGGATCTCAGCGAGCTGGATGTTGGGCAGAAGATAGTAATGGGGGATCTCAAGGTTCATCCAGCTCTGAAGCTTGTCCAACCGAAAGACCATCCCGTTTGCAAGATTATGGGAGCAAGGGTTTCCGACCAAAGGAAATCGAAATAA
- the LOC116010286 gene encoding protein GLUTELIN PRECURSOR ACCUMULATION 3 isoform X3: protein MRWDKVRVQGVGVGPGKRWGHTCNAIGGGKLLYVFGGYGKDDCQTNQVHVLDTVNRIWSEPVMKGAVPIPRDSHSCTTVGDNLFVFGGTDGRRPLGDLHILDTSCNTWMSPSLRGDGPEPREGHSAALIGRRLFIFGGCGKSEGSEIYYDDLYVLNTETFTWKRVVPSGTPPTKRESHSCSSWRNKIIVIGGEDTCNFYLSDVYILDTDSFVWSKLNTTGQLLSPRAGHTTVALGKYLFVFGGFSDEENLYDDVYMLDVDAGVWNKIMATGEGPSARFSMAGECLDPHLGGAIVFLGGCNKKLEALDDMYYLHTGFVGESERDDRRIEKLSLRKQLKLKCQEQQASLTEGRQNVHLHEYQNTSGKKTFQAKVTKSFPDGYTIETVIDGKPLRGVLFSNKPKSVKWPSDDSDG from the exons ATGAGGTGGGATAAGGTGAGGGTACAAGGAGTGGGTGTCGGGCCCGGTAAGAGGTGGGGCCACACCTGCAACGCCATCGGAGGAGGGAAGCTTCTCTATGTGTTTGGCGGCTATGGCAAGGATGACTGCCAGACTAACCAAGTTCATGTCCTCGATACTG TTAATAGGATATGGAGCGAGCCTGTGATGAAAGGAGCAGTGCCTATTCCAAGGGACAGCCATAGTTGTACCACAGTTGGCGACAATCTTTTTGTCTTTGGGGGTACCGATGGAAGAAGGCCTCTTGGTGATTTGCATATTCTGGACACTT CTTGTAACACATGGATGTCACCAAGTTTAAGAGGTGATGGGCCTGAACCTAGGGAAGGCCACAGTGCAGCCCTTATTGGTAGACGGCTATTTATATTTGGTGGATGTGGAAAATCTGAGGGTAGTGAAATATACTATGATGATCTCTATGTATTGAATACAG AGACATTCACGTGGAAACGTGTTGTACCATCTGGCACCCCACCAACCAAGCGTGAGAGTCATAGCTGCTCATCGTGGAGGAACAAAATCATTGTCATTGGTGGGGAAGATACATGCAATTTCTACCTGTCTGATGTTTATATCCTTGACACAG ATTCTTTTGTTTGGAGCAAATTAAACACAACGGGCCAGTTATTATCACCTCGAGCTGGGCATACAACTGTTGCCTTGGGCAAGTACTTATTTGTCTTTGGTGGTTTCTCTGATGAGGAGAACCTATATGATGATGTTTATATGCTTGATGTTG ATGCTGGTGTATGGAACAAGATCATGGCTACTGGCGAGGGGCCTTCAGCCAGATTCTCAATGGCTGGAGAGTGTCTGGATCCGCATTTAGGAGGTGCTATTGTCTTTTTAGGTGGTTGCAATAAGAAACTTGAGGCATTGGATGACATGTATTACTTGCATACAG GGTTTGTTGGGGAAAGTGAACGCGATGATCGGAGGATAGAGAAGTTGTCTTTGAGAAAACAACTAAAGTTAAAATGCCAAGAGCAGCAAGCATCTCTTACTGAAG GCAGACAGAATGTACATTTGCATGAATACCAGAATACTTCGGGGAAAAAAACTTTTCAAGCCAAGGTGACCAAAAGCTTTCCAGATGGCTATACTATTGAAACTGTCATAGATGGAAAGCCTCTTCGTGGAGTGTTATTTTCCAACAAGCCAAAATCTGTCAAGTGGCCTTCTGATGATTCTGATGG atAG
- the LOC116010286 gene encoding protein GLUTELIN PRECURSOR ACCUMULATION 3 isoform X1 has product MRWDKVRVQGVGVGPGKRWGHTCNAIGGGKLLYVFGGYGKDDCQTNQVHVLDTVNRIWSEPVMKGAVPIPRDSHSCTTVGDNLFVFGGTDGRRPLGDLHILDTSCNTWMSPSLRGDGPEPREGHSAALIGRRLFIFGGCGKSEGSEIYYDDLYVLNTETFTWKRVVPSGTPPTKRESHSCSSWRNKIIVIGGEDTCNFYLSDVYILDTDSFVWSKLNTTGQLLSPRAGHTTVALGKYLFVFGGFSDEENLYDDVYMLDVDAGVWNKIMATGEGPSARFSMAGECLDPHLGGAIVFLGGCNKKLEALDDMYYLHTGFVGESERDDRRIEKLSLRKQLKLKCQEQQASLTEGRQNVHLHEYQNTSGKKTFQAKVTKSFPDGYTIETVIDGKPLRGVLFSNKPKSVKWPSDDSDGKAEAMETDGNNLNNDPNSTSENARPTPTEQNVKDVRQADALGGELTMSVSQTGDATAGMRNPPTTDASLSQELPGTSKLLVEPEPNLETTVANNAPGSIADLSKENISTAENNTTLSLN; this is encoded by the exons ATGAGGTGGGATAAGGTGAGGGTACAAGGAGTGGGTGTCGGGCCCGGTAAGAGGTGGGGCCACACCTGCAACGCCATCGGAGGAGGGAAGCTTCTCTATGTGTTTGGCGGCTATGGCAAGGATGACTGCCAGACTAACCAAGTTCATGTCCTCGATACTG TTAATAGGATATGGAGCGAGCCTGTGATGAAAGGAGCAGTGCCTATTCCAAGGGACAGCCATAGTTGTACCACAGTTGGCGACAATCTTTTTGTCTTTGGGGGTACCGATGGAAGAAGGCCTCTTGGTGATTTGCATATTCTGGACACTT CTTGTAACACATGGATGTCACCAAGTTTAAGAGGTGATGGGCCTGAACCTAGGGAAGGCCACAGTGCAGCCCTTATTGGTAGACGGCTATTTATATTTGGTGGATGTGGAAAATCTGAGGGTAGTGAAATATACTATGATGATCTCTATGTATTGAATACAG AGACATTCACGTGGAAACGTGTTGTACCATCTGGCACCCCACCAACCAAGCGTGAGAGTCATAGCTGCTCATCGTGGAGGAACAAAATCATTGTCATTGGTGGGGAAGATACATGCAATTTCTACCTGTCTGATGTTTATATCCTTGACACAG ATTCTTTTGTTTGGAGCAAATTAAACACAACGGGCCAGTTATTATCACCTCGAGCTGGGCATACAACTGTTGCCTTGGGCAAGTACTTATTTGTCTTTGGTGGTTTCTCTGATGAGGAGAACCTATATGATGATGTTTATATGCTTGATGTTG ATGCTGGTGTATGGAACAAGATCATGGCTACTGGCGAGGGGCCTTCAGCCAGATTCTCAATGGCTGGAGAGTGTCTGGATCCGCATTTAGGAGGTGCTATTGTCTTTTTAGGTGGTTGCAATAAGAAACTTGAGGCATTGGATGACATGTATTACTTGCATACAG GGTTTGTTGGGGAAAGTGAACGCGATGATCGGAGGATAGAGAAGTTGTCTTTGAGAAAACAACTAAAGTTAAAATGCCAAGAGCAGCAAGCATCTCTTACTGAAG GCAGACAGAATGTACATTTGCATGAATACCAGAATACTTCGGGGAAAAAAACTTTTCAAGCCAAGGTGACCAAAAGCTTTCCAGATGGCTATACTATTGAAACTGTCATAGATGGAAAGCCTCTTCGTGGAGTGTTATTTTCCAACAAGCCAAAATCTGTCAAGTGGCCTTCTGATGATTCTGATGG GAAAGCGGAAGCCATGGAAACTGATGGTAACAATCTGAACAATGATCCAAATTCTACATCTGAGAATGCAAGACCTACGCCTACTGAGCAGAATGTGAAAGATGTCAGGCAGGCAGATGCTCTTGGTGGGGAACTGACGATGTCTGTCTCCCAAACAGGGGATGCTACAGCTGGAATGAGAAACCCACCCACCACAGATGCTTCACTGTCCCAGGAG
- the LOC116006772 gene encoding ATP synthase subunit d, mitochondrial-like — protein sequence MSGTAKKVADVTFKAGRTIDWEGMSRLLVSDEARKEFASLRRAFDEVNSQLQTKFSQEPEPIDWEYYRKGLGSRLVDMYKQAYESIEIPKYVDTVTPQYKPKFDALVVELKEAEQKSLKESERLEKEIADVQELKKKLSTMTAEEYFAKHPELKKKFDDEIRNDYWGY from the exons ATGAGCGGAACAGCGAAGAAAGTTGCCGACGTTACGTTCAAGGCCGGCCGGACAATCGATTGGGAAGGAATGTCGAGGCTTCTCGTCTCCGATGAGGCTCGGAAGGAGTTCGCTTCCCTCCGCCGCGCCTTTGACGAGGTCAATTCCCAGCTTCAGACCAAGTTTAGCCAG GAACCTGAACCAATAGATTGGGAATATTACAGAAAAGGACTTGGTTCTCGCTTGGTGGATATGTACAAGCAGGCATATGAGA GTATTGAAATCCCTAAATATGTGGACACTGTCACTCCCCAATATAAGCCCAAGTTTGATGCCCTG GTGGTAGAGCTGAAAGAAGCTGAGCAGAAATCTCTCAAGGAGTCTGAAAGACTAGAAAAAGAAATTGCAGATGTCCAAGAGTTGAAG AAAAAACTCAGTACTATGACAGCAGAAGAATACTTTGCTAAGCATCCAGAGTTAAAGAAGAAGTTCGACGATGAAATTCGTAATGATTACTGGGGTTACTAG
- the LOC116010286 gene encoding protein GLUTELIN PRECURSOR ACCUMULATION 3 isoform X2: MRWDKVRVQGVGVGPGKRWGHTCNAIGGGKLLYVFGGYGKDDCQTNQVHVLDTVNRIWSEPVMKGAVPIPRDSHSCTTVGDNLFVFGGTDGRRPLGDLHILDTSCNTWMSPSLRGDGPEPREGHSAALIGRRLFIFGGCGKSEGSEIYYDDLYVLNTETFTWKRVVPSGTPPTKRESHSCSSWRNKIIVIGGEDTCNFYLSDVYILDTDSFVWSKLNTTGQLLSPRAGHTTVALGKYLFVFGGFSDEENLYDDVYMLDVDAGVWNKIMATGEGPSARFSMAGECLDPHLGGAIVFLGGCNKKLEALDDMYYLHTGFVGESERDDRRIEKLSLRKQLKLKCQEQQASLTEGRQNVHLHEYQNTSGKKTFQAKVTKSFPDGYTIETVIDGKPLRGVLFSNKPKSVKWPSDDSDGKAEAMETDGNNLNNDPNSTSENARPTPTEQNVKDVRQADALGGELTMSVSQTGDATAGMRNPPTTDASLSQEVLNRNYCGK, from the exons ATGAGGTGGGATAAGGTGAGGGTACAAGGAGTGGGTGTCGGGCCCGGTAAGAGGTGGGGCCACACCTGCAACGCCATCGGAGGAGGGAAGCTTCTCTATGTGTTTGGCGGCTATGGCAAGGATGACTGCCAGACTAACCAAGTTCATGTCCTCGATACTG TTAATAGGATATGGAGCGAGCCTGTGATGAAAGGAGCAGTGCCTATTCCAAGGGACAGCCATAGTTGTACCACAGTTGGCGACAATCTTTTTGTCTTTGGGGGTACCGATGGAAGAAGGCCTCTTGGTGATTTGCATATTCTGGACACTT CTTGTAACACATGGATGTCACCAAGTTTAAGAGGTGATGGGCCTGAACCTAGGGAAGGCCACAGTGCAGCCCTTATTGGTAGACGGCTATTTATATTTGGTGGATGTGGAAAATCTGAGGGTAGTGAAATATACTATGATGATCTCTATGTATTGAATACAG AGACATTCACGTGGAAACGTGTTGTACCATCTGGCACCCCACCAACCAAGCGTGAGAGTCATAGCTGCTCATCGTGGAGGAACAAAATCATTGTCATTGGTGGGGAAGATACATGCAATTTCTACCTGTCTGATGTTTATATCCTTGACACAG ATTCTTTTGTTTGGAGCAAATTAAACACAACGGGCCAGTTATTATCACCTCGAGCTGGGCATACAACTGTTGCCTTGGGCAAGTACTTATTTGTCTTTGGTGGTTTCTCTGATGAGGAGAACCTATATGATGATGTTTATATGCTTGATGTTG ATGCTGGTGTATGGAACAAGATCATGGCTACTGGCGAGGGGCCTTCAGCCAGATTCTCAATGGCTGGAGAGTGTCTGGATCCGCATTTAGGAGGTGCTATTGTCTTTTTAGGTGGTTGCAATAAGAAACTTGAGGCATTGGATGACATGTATTACTTGCATACAG GGTTTGTTGGGGAAAGTGAACGCGATGATCGGAGGATAGAGAAGTTGTCTTTGAGAAAACAACTAAAGTTAAAATGCCAAGAGCAGCAAGCATCTCTTACTGAAG GCAGACAGAATGTACATTTGCATGAATACCAGAATACTTCGGGGAAAAAAACTTTTCAAGCCAAGGTGACCAAAAGCTTTCCAGATGGCTATACTATTGAAACTGTCATAGATGGAAAGCCTCTTCGTGGAGTGTTATTTTCCAACAAGCCAAAATCTGTCAAGTGGCCTTCTGATGATTCTGATGG GAAAGCGGAAGCCATGGAAACTGATGGTAACAATCTGAACAATGATCCAAATTCTACATCTGAGAATGCAAGACCTACGCCTACTGAGCAGAATGTGAAAGATGTCAGGCAGGCAGATGCTCTTGGTGGGGAACTGACGATGTCTGTCTCCCAAACAGGGGATGCTACAGCTGGAATGAGAAACCCACCCACCACAGATGCTTCACTGTCCCAGGAGGTT CTTAACA